Proteins found in one Paenibacillus borealis genomic segment:
- the xylA gene encoding xylose isomerase — MAYFETVSKISYEGSRSTNPYAFKFYNPKEIVAGKTMEEHLKFAMAYWHTLTAGGSDPFGAETAVRAWDKLSTLDKAKARAEAAFEFMEKMDLQYYCFHDVDIAPEGASLREFYSNIDTIVDILEQGMKASGKKLLWNTANMFTNPRYMHGAGSTCNADVYAHAAAQVKKGLEVGKRLGADNYVFWGGREGYETLLNTNMSLEQDNIARLFSMAVDYAKEIGFDGQFLIEPKPKEPTKHQYDFDAATCIAFLQKYNLDKHFKLNLEANHATLAGHTFEHELHVARINGMLGSLDANQGDPLLGWDTDEFPASIYDSTLTLYEVLKNDGLGKGGINFDSKVRRPSFEPEDLFLAHISGMDVYAKGLKVAAKLLEDGVFENFIAERYSSFNEGIGADIVSGKATLASLADYALNNENPRPNKSGRQELLRATLNQYILTAE, encoded by the coding sequence ATGGCTTATTTTGAAACAGTGAGCAAGATCTCTTACGAGGGAAGCCGTTCCACCAATCCATACGCATTCAAATTCTACAACCCTAAAGAAATCGTAGCCGGCAAAACTATGGAAGAGCACCTGAAATTTGCAATGGCTTATTGGCATACATTAACAGCTGGCGGTTCCGACCCGTTCGGCGCTGAAACTGCAGTCCGCGCTTGGGATAAGCTGAGCACGCTGGACAAGGCTAAAGCCCGTGCAGAAGCAGCATTTGAATTCATGGAGAAGATGGATCTGCAGTACTACTGCTTCCATGATGTGGACATCGCTCCTGAAGGCGCGTCCCTGCGTGAATTCTACAGCAACATCGATACAATCGTAGATATCCTTGAACAAGGCATGAAGGCTTCCGGCAAAAAATTGCTGTGGAACACTGCCAACATGTTCACTAACCCGCGCTATATGCACGGTGCAGGCTCAACCTGCAACGCTGACGTGTACGCACACGCTGCTGCACAAGTGAAGAAAGGTCTGGAAGTGGGTAAACGTCTTGGCGCTGACAACTATGTATTCTGGGGCGGACGTGAAGGTTACGAAACGCTGCTGAATACTAACATGAGTCTTGAGCAGGACAACATTGCCCGCCTGTTCAGCATGGCTGTTGATTATGCTAAGGAAATCGGCTTCGACGGCCAGTTCCTGATCGAGCCTAAACCGAAAGAGCCTACCAAACACCAATATGACTTCGATGCAGCAACCTGTATCGCATTCCTGCAGAAGTACAACCTGGATAAGCACTTCAAGCTGAACCTAGAAGCTAACCATGCCACACTGGCAGGCCATACTTTCGAGCATGAGCTGCACGTAGCCCGTATCAACGGCATGCTGGGATCGCTTGATGCGAACCAGGGCGATCCATTGCTCGGCTGGGATACCGATGAATTCCCTGCAAGCATCTACGATTCTACTCTGACTCTGTATGAAGTACTGAAGAACGATGGTCTGGGCAAAGGCGGAATCAACTTTGACTCCAAAGTACGCCGTCCTTCCTTCGAGCCTGAGGATCTGTTCCTGGCACACATCTCCGGTATGGACGTATACGCCAAGGGTCTGAAAGTAGCTGCCAAGCTGCTGGAAGACGGCGTATTCGAGAACTTCATTGCTGAGCGTTACAGCAGCTTCAATGAAGGTATCGGTGCGGACATCGTATCCGGCAAGGCGACACTCGCTTCGCTTGCTGACTATGCACTGAACAACGAAAACCCGCGTCCGAACAAGTCCGGACGCCAGGAATTGCTGAGAGCTACTCTTAACCAGTACATCCTGACAGCTGAGTAA
- the xylB gene encoding xylulokinase has product MNYVIGVDLGTSAVKTVLVDPKGKVAFEHSEAYPLSRPQTNWSEQNPEDWVKGTIVSLKRLMEVSGVEPSQVDGISFSGQMHGLVLVDGEGKALRPAILWNDTRTTAQCRKIEKTLGGKLIEIARNRALEGFTLPKILWVQENEPEVLSQAELFLLPKDYVRYRLTGDYAMDYSDAAGTLLLDVGSKQWSSEIAEAFNLPLSICPRLVESFEQTGTLLPEIAEASGLLPSTKVFAGGADNACGALGAGILGEGRTMCSIGTSGVVLSYESNKDLNLEGKVHFFNHSEKDAFYIMGVTLAAGHSLTWFKETFAAEKSFDELLHGVNDIPAGSSGLLFTPYISGERTPHPDANIRGSFIGMDSGHTLSHFTRAVLEGITFSLRESIEIVRESGKEITEVVAIGGGAKNEAWLQMQADIFGASIIKLESEQGPAMGAAMLAAYGAGWFESLGACAEAFIRPAETYTPNAEQAALYDGIFALYQDVYSQTRELNEKLALYRK; this is encoded by the coding sequence ATGAATTATGTAATCGGTGTCGATCTCGGAACCAGTGCGGTCAAGACGGTATTGGTAGATCCAAAGGGCAAAGTAGCTTTCGAACACTCTGAAGCTTATCCGCTCAGCAGACCCCAGACGAACTGGAGTGAGCAGAATCCGGAGGATTGGGTTAAAGGAACCATCGTCAGCCTGAAGCGGCTGATGGAGGTATCTGGAGTAGAACCGTCACAAGTGGATGGAATCAGCTTCTCCGGCCAAATGCACGGACTTGTACTTGTTGACGGCGAAGGCAAGGCGCTGCGTCCGGCTATTCTGTGGAATGATACACGCACAACAGCCCAGTGCCGCAAGATTGAGAAGACGCTTGGCGGCAAGCTGATCGAAATTGCCAGAAACCGCGCGTTGGAAGGCTTCACGCTTCCGAAGATTCTGTGGGTTCAGGAGAACGAGCCGGAGGTATTATCCCAGGCAGAATTATTCCTGCTGCCGAAGGATTATGTGCGTTACCGCCTGACTGGTGACTACGCTATGGATTACTCAGACGCAGCCGGAACACTCCTGCTCGACGTAGGCTCCAAGCAGTGGAGTTCTGAGATTGCCGAAGCCTTCAATCTGCCGCTCTCGATCTGCCCAAGACTCGTAGAATCCTTCGAGCAGACCGGGACCCTGCTTCCGGAGATTGCTGAAGCTTCCGGACTGCTGCCGTCCACCAAGGTATTCGCCGGTGGTGCGGACAATGCCTGCGGCGCACTGGGTGCCGGAATTCTGGGTGAAGGCCGGACGATGTGCAGCATCGGGACTTCCGGAGTCGTGTTGTCTTATGAGAGCAACAAGGATCTTAATCTCGAAGGCAAAGTCCATTTCTTCAACCACAGTGAGAAGGATGCCTTCTATATCATGGGCGTTACGCTGGCGGCGGGCCACAGTCTGACCTGGTTCAAGGAGACTTTTGCCGCTGAGAAGAGCTTCGACGAATTGCTTCACGGCGTTAATGATATCCCGGCGGGCAGCAGCGGTCTGCTGTTCACACCATATATCAGCGGAGAACGTACACCGCATCCGGATGCGAACATCCGCGGCAGCTTCATCGGCATGGATTCCGGCCATACGCTGTCACACTTTACACGCGCTGTGCTGGAAGGCATCACCTTCTCGCTGCGTGAATCGATTGAGATTGTGCGTGAATCCGGCAAAGAGATTACTGAGGTAGTGGCGATCGGCGGCGGCGCCAAGAATGAAGCCTGGCTGCAGATGCAGGCCGATATCTTCGGCGCTTCAATCATCAAGCTGGAGAGTGAGCAAGGTCCGGCGATGGGCGCGGCGATGCTGGCTGCTTACGGAGCCGGCTGGTTTGAATCGCTGGGAGCGTGTGCAGAAGCCTTCATCCGTCCCGCTGAAACCTACACTCCTAATGCAGAGCAGGCTGCACTGTACGATGGTATCTTCGCCTTGTATCAGGATGTTTACAGCCAGACCCGCGAGCTGAATGAGAAGCTGGCTTTGTATCGTAAATAA
- a CDS encoding response regulator transcription factor — MIKVLIVDDEPKLREGMRTLIPWEEQGYTVVATAANGYEALDKFHALAPGLVIADIRMPGMDGLELISELRKESPNCHVLILSGYADFEYAKRAIAYHIDGYLLKPVDEEELINYLQELREKISLEERISEWQATEPARNTEVLLRELLQPKEGGESPAEAAGQLGLEGCSCEVVLLELKGLNKGEDSREEQVKSLMERHWLEEEERGLFFTLPPYMGILMKEPLANDSARNSLWQELHYITAKEGLEFQAAAGGAAGRPEEICQSFATARARLDDAFFGQKDTLLSGKPDNWDEPVKRPGEFEEEPDPERDVEVQLLLAVEAGSGEVARGLIGQIVRQLVHVRREETYIKDNLMRIVSSTIARLEAANPDIRPLIAGQASPMGEMYSSGNLHDVEQLVSAYMEQISGLMGSGGRGDEIKRITDLIQRRYNENLKLGSLSEIFNYNSAYLGKMFKNQVGEHFNTYLDKVRIEKAKQFLTQGMKVYEVAERVGYMNSDYFNAKFRKYVGVSPSAYRKEN; from the coding sequence TTGATCAAAGTACTTATTGTAGATGATGAGCCCAAGCTAAGAGAAGGGATGCGGACGCTGATCCCCTGGGAAGAACAGGGCTATACCGTAGTGGCCACAGCTGCGAACGGATATGAAGCGCTCGATAAATTCCATGCGCTGGCACCTGGCCTTGTGATTGCCGATATCCGCATGCCCGGGATGGATGGTCTGGAGCTGATCTCTGAACTCCGCAAAGAGAGTCCCAATTGCCATGTGCTGATTCTTAGCGGCTATGCCGATTTTGAATATGCCAAACGGGCGATTGCCTACCATATCGACGGTTACTTGCTTAAGCCGGTCGATGAGGAGGAATTGATCAACTATCTGCAGGAACTGCGGGAGAAGATAAGCCTGGAGGAACGGATCAGCGAATGGCAGGCCACGGAACCGGCGAGGAACACTGAGGTATTATTGCGCGAGCTGCTGCAGCCGAAGGAAGGCGGAGAGTCTCCCGCAGAAGCAGCGGGTCAGCTGGGTCTCGAAGGATGCAGCTGCGAAGTGGTATTGCTGGAATTGAAAGGGCTTAACAAAGGCGAAGACAGCCGTGAGGAACAGGTGAAGAGCCTGATGGAGCGGCATTGGCTTGAGGAGGAAGAGCGCGGATTATTCTTCACGCTTCCCCCGTACATGGGGATTCTTATGAAGGAACCGCTTGCAAATGACAGCGCCCGGAATTCGCTATGGCAGGAGCTGCATTATATTACAGCGAAGGAAGGACTGGAGTTTCAGGCGGCGGCAGGCGGTGCAGCCGGCAGGCCGGAGGAAATCTGCCAGTCATTTGCCACGGCACGTGCGCGGCTGGACGATGCTTTTTTCGGGCAGAAGGATACGCTGCTCAGCGGAAAGCCGGACAACTGGGATGAACCCGTGAAGAGGCCCGGAGAATTCGAGGAGGAGCCGGACCCGGAGCGGGATGTGGAGGTACAACTGCTGCTTGCGGTTGAGGCCGGAAGCGGTGAGGTGGCCCGCGGGCTTATAGGGCAAATTGTCCGCCAGCTGGTTCATGTCCGGCGCGAAGAAACTTATATCAAGGATAATCTGATGCGGATTGTCAGCAGTACCATTGCCCGTCTGGAGGCAGCTAATCCGGACATCCGGCCGCTGATTGCCGGTCAAGCCTCGCCTATGGGTGAAATGTACAGCAGCGGTAATCTGCATGATGTGGAGCAGCTGGTATCAGCTTATATGGAGCAAATTTCCGGGCTGATGGGCAGCGGCGGGCGCGGAGATGAAATCAAGCGGATCACAGACCTGATCCAGCGCCGCTATAATGAGAATTTGAAGCTGGGCTCGCTTTCCGAAATTTTCAACTATAATAGCGCATATTTGGGCAAAATGTTCAAGAATCAGGTGGGAGAACACTTTAACACGTATCTGGATAAAGTCAGAATTGAGAAAGCCAAGCAGTTCCTGACCCAAGGCATGAAGGTCTATGAGGTTGCAGAGCGGGTCGGTTATATGAACTCCGATTATTTCAATGCCAAATTCCGCAAATATGTCGGAGTGTCCCCGTCCGCCTACCGCAAAGAGAATTAG